The proteins below are encoded in one region of Pseudomonas putida NBRC 14164:
- the nusG gene encoding transcription termination/antitermination protein NusG: protein MAKRWYVVHAYSGYEKHVMRSLIERVKLAGMEDGFGEILVPTEEVVEMRNGQKRKSERKFFPGYVLVQMEMNEGTWHLVKDTPRVMGFIGGTADKPAPITDKEAEAILRRVADGSDKPKPKTLFEPGEVVRVIDGPFADFNGSVEEVNYEKSRLQVAVLIFGRSTPVELEFSQVEKV, encoded by the coding sequence GTGGCTAAGCGTTGGTATGTTGTGCATGCTTACTCGGGTTACGAGAAGCATGTAATGCGCTCCCTGATCGAGCGCGTCAAGCTGGCTGGCATGGAAGACGGTTTCGGCGAGATCTTGGTTCCGACCGAAGAAGTCGTCGAAATGCGCAACGGCCAGAAGCGCAAGAGTGAGCGTAAATTCTTCCCTGGCTATGTACTGGTCCAGATGGAGATGAACGAAGGGACTTGGCACTTGGTCAAGGATACCCCTCGCGTGATGGGCTTTATTGGTGGTACCGCAGATAAGCCTGCACCGATCACCGACAAAGAAGCTGAGGCTATCCTGCGTCGCGTTGCCGACGGCAGCGACAAGCCGAAGCCCAAGACGCTGTTCGAGCCAGGTGAAGTGGTTCGTGTCATTGACGGTCCGTTCGCTGACTTCAATGGTAGTGTCGAAGAAGTTAACTACGAAAAGAGTCGCCTCCAGGTGGCGGTGCTCATTTTCGGTCGCTCTACTCCGGTGGAGCTCGAGTTCAGCCAGGTCGAAAAGGTCTAG
- the rplL gene encoding 50S ribosomal protein L7/L12 has translation MSLTNEQIIEAIGQKTVLEVVELIKAMEETFGVTAAVAAAGPAAAAAVVEEQTEFNVVLVEAGEKKVNVIKAVRELTGLGLKEAKEKVDGAPQVVAEGVSKEAAEDAKKKLEEAGAKVELK, from the coding sequence ATGTCCCTGACTAACGAGCAAATCATCGAAGCAATCGGCCAGAAAACCGTTCTGGAAGTTGTTGAGCTGATCAAAGCAATGGAAGAAACCTTCGGCGTGACCGCTGCTGTTGCCGCTGCTGGCCCAGCTGCTGCTGCCGCTGTTGTTGAAGAGCAGACCGAGTTCAACGTTGTTCTGGTTGAAGCCGGCGAGAAGAAAGTGAACGTGATTAAAGCCGTTCGCGAGCTGACCGGTCTGGGCCTGAAAGAAGCCAAAGAGAAAGTCGATGGCGCTCCTCAGGTTGTAGCTGAAGGCGTTTCGAAAGAAGCCGCTGAAGACGCTAAGAAGAAGCTGGAAGAAGCAGGCGCTAAAGTCGAGCTGAAGTAA
- the rplK gene encoding 50S ribosomal protein L11, with protein MAKKIQAYIKLQVKAGQANPSPPVGPALGQHGVNIMEFCKAFNARTQGQEAGLPTPVIITVYSDRSFTFETKSTPASVLLKKAAGLTSGSARPNTVKVGTVTRAQLEDIAKAKQADLTAADLDAAVRTIAGSARSMGLNVEGV; from the coding sequence ATGGCTAAGAAGATTCAGGCTTACATCAAGCTGCAAGTTAAGGCCGGCCAGGCCAACCCAAGCCCACCCGTTGGTCCAGCACTGGGTCAACACGGTGTGAACATCATGGAATTCTGCAAGGCCTTCAACGCCCGTACTCAGGGTCAAGAAGCCGGCCTGCCGACTCCTGTGATCATCACTGTCTACAGCGACCGTAGCTTCACCTTCGAGACCAAGAGCACCCCTGCCTCGGTTCTGCTGAAGAAAGCTGCTGGCCTGACCAGTGGTTCGGCTCGTCCGAACACCGTTAAAGTCGGTACCGTTACCCGCGCTCAGCTGGAAGACATCGCCAAGGCAAAACAGGCTGATCTGACCGCTGCTGACCTGGACGCTGCTGTACGCACCATCGCTGGCTCTGCCCGCAGCATGGGCCTGAACGTGGAGGGTGTGTAA
- the rplA gene encoding 50S ribosomal protein L1, with protein sequence MAKLTKRQKAIAEKIEAGKSYNFEEAATLLASLPAAKFVESYDIAVNLGVDPRKSDQVVRSATVLPHGTGKTVRVAVFTQGPAAEAALAAGADRVGMDDLAAEMKAGDLNYDVVIASPDAMRVVGQLGQVLGPRGLMPNPKVGTVSPDVATAVKNAKAGQVRYRTDKNGIIHTSVGKVGFEAGKLKENVEALIADLKRIKPASSKGIYVKRVTLSTTMGPGLVIDQSSLNV encoded by the coding sequence ATGGCTAAGCTGACCAAACGCCAAAAGGCAATCGCCGAGAAAATCGAAGCAGGCAAGTCCTACAACTTCGAAGAAGCGGCAACTCTGCTGGCCTCGCTGCCTGCTGCCAAGTTCGTCGAGTCCTACGACATCGCCGTTAACCTCGGTGTTGACCCGCGTAAATCCGACCAGGTCGTTCGTAGCGCTACTGTGCTGCCACACGGCACTGGCAAGACCGTTCGCGTTGCCGTCTTCACCCAGGGTCCAGCTGCTGAAGCCGCTCTGGCTGCCGGCGCTGACCGCGTAGGTATGGACGATCTGGCTGCCGAAATGAAAGCCGGCGACCTGAACTATGACGTAGTCATCGCATCGCCTGATGCCATGCGCGTTGTAGGTCAGCTGGGTCAGGTTCTGGGTCCTCGCGGCCTGATGCCTAACCCGAAAGTTGGTACCGTTAGCCCAGACGTAGCCACTGCCGTGAAAAACGCCAAGGCTGGTCAGGTTCGCTACCGCACCGACAAAAACGGTATCATCCACACCTCCGTTGGCAAGGTCGGCTTTGAAGCTGGCAAGCTGAAGGAAAACGTTGAAGCCCTGATCGCTGATCTGAAGCGTATCAAGCCAGCTTCCTCGAAAGGTATTTACGTCAAGCGCGTTACCCTGAGCACCACCATGGGCCCAGGTCTGGTCATCGATCAGAGCTCGCTGAACGTGTAA
- the tuf gene encoding elongation factor Tu: MAKEKFDRSLPHVNVGTIGHVDHGKTTLTAALTRVCSEVFGSAVVEFDKIDSAPEEKARGITINTAHVEYNSNIRHYAHVDCPGHADYVKNMITGAAQMDGAILVCSAADGPMPQTREHILLSRQVGVPYIVVFLNKADLVDDAELLELVEMEVRDLLSTYDFPGDDTPIIIGSARMALEGKDDNEMGTTAVKRLVETLDSYIPEPERAIDKPFLMPIEDVFSISGRGTVVTGRIERGIVRVQDPLEIVGLRDTTTTTCTGVEMFRKLLDEGRAGENCGVLLRGTKRDDVERGQVLVKPGSVKPHTKFTAEVYVLSKEEGGRHTPFFKGYRPQFYFRTTDVTGNCELPEGVEMVMPGDNIQMTVTLIKTIAMEDGLRFAIREGGRTVGAGVVAKIIE; the protein is encoded by the coding sequence ATGGCTAAGGAAAAGTTTGATCGTTCCCTTCCCCACGTTAACGTCGGCACTATCGGCCACGTTGACCACGGTAAGACCACTCTGACCGCAGCTCTGACTCGCGTCTGCTCCGAAGTTTTCGGTTCGGCAGTCGTTGAGTTCGACAAGATCGACTCGGCTCCGGAAGAAAAAGCGCGCGGTATCACCATCAACACCGCTCACGTCGAGTACAACTCGAACATTCGTCACTACGCTCACGTTGACTGCCCAGGTCACGCTGACTACGTGAAGAACATGATCACCGGTGCTGCCCAGATGGACGGCGCTATCCTGGTTTGCTCGGCCGCCGATGGTCCGATGCCACAAACCCGTGAGCACATCCTGCTGTCCCGTCAGGTTGGCGTTCCGTACATCGTGGTCTTCCTGAACAAGGCTGACCTGGTAGACGACGCTGAGCTGCTGGAACTGGTCGAGATGGAAGTTCGCGACCTGCTGTCCACCTATGACTTCCCAGGCGACGACACTCCGATCATCATCGGTTCGGCTCGTATGGCGCTGGAAGGCAAAGACGACAACGAAATGGGCACCACCGCTGTCAAGCGTCTGGTTGAAACTCTGGACAGCTACATCCCAGAGCCAGAGCGCGCTATCGACAAGCCATTCCTGATGCCAATCGAAGACGTATTCTCGATCTCGGGTCGTGGTACTGTTGTTACCGGCCGTATCGAGCGTGGTATCGTCCGCGTTCAGGATCCGCTGGAAATCGTTGGTCTGCGTGACACCACCACCACCACCTGCACCGGTGTTGAGATGTTCCGCAAGCTGCTGGACGAAGGTCGTGCTGGCGAGAACTGCGGCGTTCTGCTGCGTGGTACCAAGCGTGACGACGTTGAGCGTGGCCAGGTTCTGGTCAAGCCAGGTTCGGTCAAGCCGCACACCAAGTTCACCGCAGAAGTCTACGTCCTGTCGAAGGAAGAAGGCGGTCGTCACACTCCGTTCTTCAAAGGCTACCGTCCTCAGTTCTACTTCCGTACCACTGACGTGACCGGTAACTGCGAACTGCCGGAAGGCGTTGAAATGGTAATGCCAGGTGACAACATTCAGATGACTGTTACCCTGATCAAGACCATCGCAATGGAAGACGGTCTGCGCTTCGCTATCCGTGAAGGCGGTCGTACCGTCGGCGCCGGCGTCGTAGCAAAAATTATTGAATAA
- the rplJ gene encoding 50S ribosomal protein L10 → MAIKLEDKKAIVAEVNEAAKVALSAVVADARGVTVGAMTGLRKEAREAGVYVRVVRNTLLKRAVEGTEFSILSDAFKGPTLIAFSNEHPGAAARLFKEFAKGQDKFEIKAAAFDGNFIAANQIDVLATLPTRDEAIARLMSVIQGATSKLARTLAAIRDQKEATAA, encoded by the coding sequence GTGGCAATTAAACTCGAAGACAAGAAGGCCATCGTCGCTGAAGTCAACGAGGCTGCCAAAGTCGCTCTGTCCGCTGTTGTGGCTGATGCCCGTGGTGTGACTGTAGGCGCAATGACCGGACTCCGTAAAGAGGCCCGCGAGGCTGGCGTTTACGTACGTGTCGTACGTAACACCCTGCTCAAGCGCGCTGTTGAAGGCACCGAATTTTCGATCCTCAGCGACGCGTTCAAAGGCCCGACCCTGATTGCTTTCTCCAACGAACACCCGGGCGCTGCTGCTCGTCTGTTCAAAGAGTTCGCCAAGGGTCAGGACAAGTTCGAGATCAAGGCAGCTGCGTTTGACGGCAATTTCATTGCAGCGAACCAGATCGACGTGTTGGCTACCCTGCCGACCCGCGACGAAGCTATTGCACGACTGATGAGCGTTATTCAAGGCGCCACCAGCAAGCTGGCTCGTACTCTGGCAGCCATTCGCGACCAGAAAGAAGCTACCGCTGCCTAA
- a CDS encoding pantothenate kinase, with product MILELDCGNSFIKWRVIHTADAVIEGGGIVDSDQALLAEVAALASVRLTGCRIVSVRSEEETDALCALIAQAFAVQAHVALPARSMAGVRNGYDDYQRLGMDRWLAALGAFHLAKGACLVIDLGTAAKADFVAADGEHLGGYICPGMPLMRSQLRTHTRRIRYDDASAERALTSLSPGRSTVEAVERGCVLMLQGFARTQLEQARSLWGEEFAVFLTGGDAPLVREAVPQARVVPDLVFVGLAMACPLD from the coding sequence ATGATTCTTGAGCTCGATTGCGGTAACAGCTTCATCAAGTGGCGCGTGATTCATACCGCTGATGCAGTGATTGAAGGTGGCGGGATCGTCGATTCAGATCAAGCGCTGCTGGCCGAAGTGGCTGCGCTGGCTTCGGTGCGTCTGACAGGTTGCCGCATTGTCAGTGTGCGCAGCGAGGAAGAAACCGATGCGCTTTGTGCGTTGATTGCCCAGGCATTTGCCGTGCAGGCGCATGTTGCGCTTCCGGCACGGAGCATGGCCGGTGTGCGCAACGGTTATGACGACTACCAGCGGTTGGGCATGGATCGTTGGCTCGCTGCGCTGGGTGCATTTCACCTGGCCAAGGGCGCATGCCTGGTGATCGACCTGGGTACCGCCGCCAAAGCAGACTTTGTGGCTGCAGACGGCGAGCACCTGGGTGGCTACATCTGTCCAGGCATGCCGCTGATGCGCAGTCAGTTGCGTACCCATACCCGGCGCATTCGCTATGACGATGCCTCTGCCGAGCGCGCATTGACCAGCCTGTCGCCAGGCCGCTCTACAGTCGAAGCGGTCGAGCGTGGTTGCGTGTTGATGCTCCAGGGCTTTGCGCGTACCCAGCTTGAGCAGGCGCGTTCGCTGTGGGGTGAAGAATTCGCGGTGTTCCTCACTGGGGGTGATGCGCCGCTGGTAAGAGAGGCCGTGCCGCAGGCGCGTGTCGTCCCTGACCTGGTTTTCGTTGGCCTGGCCATGGCCTGCCCATTGGATTGA
- the secE gene encoding preprotein translocase subunit SecE, with protein MTPKTEAQESRFDLFKWLAVVALVVVAVVGNQYYSASPILYRVLALLVLAAVAGFVALQTAKGKSFFALAKEARTEIRKVVWPTRQETTQTTLIVVAVVLVMALLLWGLDSLLGWAVSLIVG; from the coding sequence ATGACTCCCAAAACTGAAGCCCAAGAATCGCGTTTTGATCTATTCAAGTGGCTGGCTGTAGTTGCTTTGGTGGTTGTAGCTGTTGTGGGTAATCAATATTACTCCGCGTCTCCGATCCTGTATCGCGTCCTCGCACTTCTCGTCCTGGCTGCTGTCGCGGGCTTTGTAGCTCTGCAGACTGCGAAGGGCAAGTCGTTCTTTGCGCTGGCGAAGGAAGCTCGTACCGAAATCCGTAAAGTCGTGTGGCCGACCCGCCAGGAAACCACCCAGACCACGCTGATTGTCGTGGCTGTCGTGCTGGTTATGGCACTGCTGCTGTGGGGTCTTGATTCCCTGCTCGGCTGGGCGGTCTCCCTGATCGTTGGCTAA
- the birA gene encoding bifunctional biotin--[acetyl-CoA-carboxylase] ligase/biotin operon repressor BirA, which produces MLKLLNLLKDGRFHSGEALGAALGVSRSAVWKQLQHLESELNLTIHKVRGRGYQLAAPLALLEAQAIARFAEGEQWPVFIHEIIDSTNAEGLRLANQGQVAPFLVLAERQSAGRGRRGRQWVSPFAENLYYSLVLRVDGGMRQLEGLSLVVGVAVMRTLQAFGVKDVGLKWPNDVLVRGQKITGILLELVGDPADVCHVVLGIGINVNMQVNDQVDQEWTSMRREVGAAIDRNHLVASLNQQMQHELARHRRYGFAAFQEEWEQAHLWQGRNVSLVAGNTRIDGVVLGVDGQGGLRLEVDGVEKSFSGGELSLRLRDDS; this is translated from the coding sequence ATGCTGAAGTTGTTGAATCTCCTCAAGGATGGCCGGTTCCATTCCGGAGAAGCTCTGGGGGCAGCCCTCGGGGTGAGTCGCAGCGCCGTTTGGAAGCAGCTGCAGCACCTGGAGAGCGAGCTGAACCTCACCATTCACAAGGTTCGTGGGCGCGGCTATCAGCTAGCGGCACCGCTGGCTTTGCTCGAAGCGCAGGCAATCGCCAGGTTTGCCGAAGGCGAGCAGTGGCCGGTTTTCATTCACGAAATCATCGACTCGACCAATGCCGAAGGCTTGAGGCTTGCCAATCAAGGGCAAGTAGCGCCATTTCTCGTCCTGGCCGAGCGGCAAAGCGCCGGCCGCGGCCGACGTGGCCGCCAATGGGTCAGCCCATTTGCCGAAAACCTCTATTACAGCCTTGTCTTGCGTGTGGATGGGGGCATGCGCCAGCTCGAAGGCTTGAGCCTGGTGGTAGGCGTTGCAGTAATGCGCACGCTGCAGGCGTTCGGGGTAAAAGATGTAGGGCTCAAATGGCCCAATGACGTGTTGGTTCGCGGGCAGAAGATCACTGGCATTCTCCTGGAGTTGGTGGGTGACCCGGCCGATGTCTGTCATGTGGTACTGGGTATCGGTATCAATGTGAACATGCAGGTCAATGACCAGGTCGACCAGGAGTGGACCTCGATGCGGCGTGAGGTGGGCGCGGCTATAGACCGTAACCACTTGGTGGCTTCGCTCAATCAGCAAATGCAGCACGAATTGGCACGCCATCGTCGCTACGGGTTTGCCGCATTCCAGGAGGAGTGGGAGCAGGCGCACCTTTGGCAGGGGCGCAATGTTTCACTGGTTGCCGGTAATACGCGCATCGATGGCGTGGTTCTTGGCGTCGACGGGCAGGGCGGCTTGCGCCTTGAGGTGGACGGAGTTGAAAAGAGCTTCAGTGGTGGTGAGCTCAGTTTGAGGTTGCGTGATGATTCTTGA
- the rpoB gene encoding DNA-directed RNA polymerase subunit beta: MAYSYTEKKRIRKDFSKLPDVMDVPYLLAIQLDSYREFLQAGASKDQFRDVGLHAAFKSVFPIISYSGNAALEYVGYRLGEPAFDVKECVLRGVTFAVPLRVKVRLIIFDKESSNKAIKDIKEQEVYMGEIPLMTENGTFVINGTERVIVSQLHRSPGVFFDHDRGKTHSSGKLLYSARIIPYRGSWLDFEFDPKDCVFVRIDRRRKLPASVLLRALGYSTEEVLNTFYTTNVFHISGEKLSLELVPQRLRGEVAVMDIHDETGKVIVEQGRRITARHINQLEKAGVKQLDVPMEYVLGRTTAKAIVHPATGEILAECNTELTTDLLIKVAKAQVVRIETLYTNDIDCGPFISDTLKIDTTSNQLEALVEIYRMMRPGEPPTKDAAETLFNNLFFSAERYDLSAVGRMKFNRRIGRTEIEGSGVLSKEDIVEVLKTLVDIRNGKGIVDDIDHLGNRRVRCVGEMAENQFRVGLVRVERAVKERLSMAESEGLMPQDLINAKPVAAAVKEFFGSSQLSQFMDQNNPLSEITHKRRVSALGPGGLTRERAGFEVRDVHPTHYGRVCPIETPEGPNIGLINSLAAYARTNQYGFLESPYRVVKEGVVSDDIVFLSAIEEADHVIAQASAAMNDKKQLIDELVAVRHLNEFTVKAPEDVTLMDVSPKQVVSVAASLIPFLEHDDANRALMGSNMQRQAVPTLRADKPLVGTGMERNVARDSGVCVVARRGGVIDSVDASRIVVRVNDDEVETGEAGVDIYNLTKYTRSNQNTCINQRPLVSKGDKVQRSDIMADGPSTDMGELALGQNMRIAFMAWNGFNFEDSICLSERVVQEDRFTTIHIQELTCVARDTKLGPEEITADIPNVGEAALNKLDEAGIVYVGAEVGAGDILVGKVTPKGETQLTPEEKLLRAIFGEKASDVKDTSLRVPTGTKGTVIDVQVFTRDGVERDSRALAIEKMQLDEIRKDLNEEFRIVEGATFERLRSALNGQVVDGGAGLKKGTVVTDEVLDGLEHGQWFKLRMAEDALNEQLEKAQQYIVDRRRLLDDKFEDKKRKLQQGDDLAPGVLKIVKVYLAIRRRIQPGDKMAGRHGNKGVVSVIMPVEDMPHDANGTPVDVVLNPLGVPSRMNVGQILETHLGLAAKGLGEKIDRMIEEQRKAAELRVFLTEVYNEIGGRQENLAEFTDEEILALAHNLKKGVPMATPVFDGAKESEIKAMLKLADLPESGQMVLFDGRTGNKFERPVTVGYMYMLKLNHLVDDKMHARSTGSYSLVTQQPLGGKAQFGGQRFGEMEVWALEAYGAAYTLQEMLTVKSDDVNGRTKMYKNIVDGDHRMEPGMPESFNVLIKEIRSLGIDIDLETE, encoded by the coding sequence ATGGCTTACTCATACACTGAGAAAAAACGTATCCGCAAGGACTTTAGCAAGTTGCCGGACGTCATGGATGTGCCTTACCTCCTGGCCATCCAGCTGGATTCGTATCGCGAATTCCTGCAAGCGGGAGCATCCAAGGATCAGTTCCGCGACGTCGGCCTGCACGCGGCCTTCAAATCGGTATTCCCGATCATCAGCTACTCCGGCAATGCTGCCCTGGAGTACGTAGGCTATCGCCTGGGCGAGCCTGCCTTCGATGTTAAGGAATGTGTCCTGCGTGGCGTGACCTTCGCGGTCCCACTGCGGGTCAAGGTGCGCCTGATCATCTTCGACAAGGAATCGTCGAACAAAGCGATCAAGGACATCAAAGAGCAAGAAGTCTACATGGGTGAAATCCCCCTGATGACTGAGAACGGTACCTTCGTTATCAACGGTACCGAGCGTGTGATCGTTTCCCAGCTGCACCGTTCGCCTGGTGTGTTCTTCGACCACGACCGTGGCAAGACTCACAGCTCCGGCAAGCTGCTGTACTCCGCTCGCATCATCCCTTACCGCGGTTCGTGGCTGGACTTCGAGTTCGACCCGAAAGACTGCGTGTTCGTGCGTATCGACCGTCGCCGCAAACTGCCGGCGTCGGTGCTGCTGCGCGCCCTGGGTTACAGCACTGAAGAAGTGCTCAACACCTTCTACACCACCAACGTGTTCCACATTTCCGGCGAAAAACTCAGCCTGGAACTGGTACCGCAGCGTCTGCGTGGTGAAGTTGCAGTCATGGACATCCATGACGAAACCGGCAAAGTCATCGTTGAGCAGGGCCGCCGTATTACTGCGCGCCACATCAATCAGCTCGAGAAGGCCGGCGTCAAGCAGCTGGACGTTCCAATGGAATACGTCCTGGGTCGCACCACTGCCAAGGCCATCGTGCACCCGGCCACTGGCGAGATCCTGGCCGAGTGCAATACCGAGCTGACCACCGATCTGCTGATCAAAGTCGCCAAGGCACAGGTCGTCCGTATCGAGACCCTGTACACCAACGACATCGATTGCGGTCCGTTCATCTCCGACACCCTGAAGATCGACACCACCAGCAACCAGCTGGAAGCTCTGGTCGAGATCTATCGCATGATGCGTCCAGGCGAGCCGCCGACCAAGGATGCTGCCGAGACCCTGTTCAACAACCTGTTCTTCAGCGCCGAGCGTTACGACCTGTCCGCAGTTGGCCGCATGAAGTTCAACCGTCGTATCGGTCGTACCGAGATCGAAGGTTCGGGCGTGCTGAGCAAGGAAGACATCGTCGAGGTCCTGAAGACCCTGGTCGATATCCGTAACGGCAAAGGCATCGTCGACGACATCGACCACTTGGGTAACCGTCGCGTTCGTTGCGTCGGCGAGATGGCCGAAAACCAGTTCCGCGTTGGCCTGGTGCGTGTAGAGCGCGCGGTCAAGGAACGTCTGTCGATGGCGGAAAGCGAAGGCTTGATGCCGCAAGACCTGATCAACGCCAAGCCGGTTGCGGCGGCGGTGAAAGAGTTCTTCGGTTCCAGCCAGCTGTCCCAGTTCATGGACCAGAACAACCCGCTCTCCGAGATCACCCACAAGCGCCGCGTCTCTGCACTCGGCCCGGGCGGTCTGACCCGTGAGCGTGCTGGCTTCGAAGTCCGTGACGTACACCCGACCCACTACGGCCGTGTGTGCCCGATCGAGACCCCTGAAGGTCCGAACATCGGTCTGATCAACTCCCTGGCAGCCTATGCCCGCACCAACCAGTACGGCTTCCTGGAAAGCCCGTACCGCGTGGTGAAGGAAGGCGTTGTCAGCGACGACATCGTGTTCCTGTCGGCAATCGAAGAAGCGGACCACGTCATCGCCCAGGCTTCGGCCGCGATGAACGACAAGAAGCAACTGATCGATGAGCTGGTAGCTGTTCGTCACCTGAACGAATTCACCGTCAAGGCGCCGGAAGACGTCACCCTGATGGACGTTTCGCCGAAGCAGGTTGTTTCTGTTGCTGCGTCGCTGATTCCGTTCCTCGAGCACGACGACGCCAACCGTGCGTTGATGGGTTCGAACATGCAGCGTCAGGCTGTACCGACACTGCGTGCCGACAAGCCGCTGGTAGGTACCGGCATGGAGCGCAACGTTGCCCGTGACTCCGGTGTCTGCGTGGTTGCTCGCCGTGGTGGCGTGATCGACTCGGTCGACGCCAGCCGTATCGTTGTTCGCGTTAATGACGACGAAGTGGAAACCGGCGAAGCAGGTGTAGATATCTACAACCTGACCAAGTACACCCGTTCGAACCAGAACACCTGCATCAACCAGCGTCCGCTGGTGAGCAAGGGTGACAAGGTTCAGCGTAGCGACATCATGGCCGACGGCCCGTCCACCGACATGGGTGAACTGGCGCTGGGTCAGAACATGCGCATCGCGTTCATGGCATGGAACGGCTTCAACTTCGAAGACTCCATCTGTCTGTCCGAGCGTGTGGTTCAGGAAGATCGCTTCACCACCATCCACATTCAGGAACTGACCTGTGTGGCGCGCGACACCAAGCTTGGCCCAGAGGAAATCACTGCGGACATCCCGAACGTGGGTGAAGCTGCACTGAACAAACTGGACGAAGCCGGTATCGTTTACGTGGGTGCTGAAGTCGGCGCTGGCGACATCCTGGTTGGCAAGGTCACGCCAAAAGGCGAAACCCAGCTGACTCCGGAAGAAAAACTGCTGCGTGCCATCTTCGGTGAGAAGGCCAGTGACGTTAAAGACACCTCCCTGCGCGTGCCAACCGGCACCAAGGGTACCGTCATTGACGTGCAGGTCTTCACCCGTGATGGCGTCGAGCGCGACAGCCGCGCCCTGGCCATCGAGAAGATGCAGCTGGACGAGATCCGCAAGGACCTCAACGAAGAGTTCCGCATCGTCGAAGGCGCAACCTTCGAACGTCTGCGTTCTGCTCTGAACGGCCAGGTGGTCGACGGTGGCGCGGGCCTGAAGAAAGGCACCGTGGTCACCGACGAAGTGCTGGACGGTCTGGAGCACGGCCAGTGGTTCAAACTGCGCATGGCTGAAGATGCACTGAATGAGCAGCTGGAAAAGGCTCAGCAGTACATCGTCGACCGTCGCCGTCTGCTGGACGACAAGTTTGAAGACAAGAAGCGCAAGCTGCAGCAGGGCGATGACCTGGCACCTGGCGTACTGAAGATCGTCAAGGTCTACCTGGCAATCCGCCGTCGCATCCAGCCGGGTGACAAGATGGCTGGTCGTCACGGTAACAAGGGTGTTGTCTCGGTAATCATGCCGGTTGAAGACATGCCGCACGATGCCAACGGTACTCCGGTCGACGTCGTACTGAACCCGCTGGGCGTACCTTCGCGTATGAACGTTGGTCAGATCCTTGAAACCCACCTGGGCCTCGCGGCCAAGGGCCTGGGCGAGAAGATCGACCGCATGATCGAAGAGCAACGCAAAGCCGCTGAGCTGCGCGTATTCCTGACCGAGGTCTACAACGAGATCGGTGGTCGTCAGGAAAACCTCGCCGAGTTCACCGACGAAGAGATCCTGGCCCTGGCCCACAACCTGAAGAAAGGCGTGCCAATGGCTACCCCGGTCTTCGATGGTGCCAAGGAAAGCGAGATCAAGGCCATGCTGAAGCTGGCCGATCTGCCAGAGAGCGGCCAGATGGTGCTGTTCGATGGCCGTACCGGCAACAAGTTCGAGCGTCCAGTGACCGTTGGTTACATGTACATGCTCAAGCTGAACCACTTGGTGGACGACAAGATGCACGCGCGTTCCACTGGTTCCTACAGCCTGGTTACCCAGCAGCCGCTGGGTGGTAAGGCGCAGTTCGGTGGTCAGCGTTTCGGGGAGATGGAAGTGTGGGCGCTGGAAGCATACGGCGCGGCATACACCCTGCAAGAAATGCTCACAGTGAAGTCGGACGACGTGAACGGCCGTACCAAGATGTACAAGAACATCGTGGATGGCGATCACCGTATGGAGCCGGGCATGCCCGAGTCCTTCAACGTGTTGATCAAAGAGATCCGTTCGCTCGGTATCGATATCGATCTGGAAACCGAATAA